TTAGtcggaggaggaggcaggaaggaggcGGCATTTAGGTGGTAATGTCCGTGGTGTCATCTGCAGCTTGGGTGGCTCACCCACCCCTGGCACACTCAGGGCCGGGCATAGCTATACACACACCTTGTTGTACTTCTGGAACTTTCTGGCTAATAACAGTTGATTTCCTCCTGTCAGACAGCAGAATCTTTCTATCAGGTCAGtgaacccccctccccccagtttgGAATCTGTAACTTGAATGTTTCCCAGTTTACTCTATATAAGGGGTATTCTTAAATTATTACTCCTTGGGAATGTCACCCATCATTAGGTGACAACTCACAGTGAATGGTCCACAGAGATCTCCTTCAGCAACAGACCTCGGAGATGCCAAATTAGCCTCCCACAGGAGTATGTTCAATTTGGAATACCCTTATCAAATGGAAGTTCTCATGGAATAAATGACTGTAGtttgtcctgggatttttttttttttttttatttcaagtaaCTCATTTTGTTGCCTCTGAAACCTTGCATGCCCCTGTGTTGAAAGCCCATCCTTGGTGTCTGCGCTGTGTATgctgcttctgtctgtctgtcttaggcTGTACTGGAACCCACTGCCACACCAGCTGACACACCCAGAGAAAGCTCAGGTCGCACTGCGGCCTCAGCCACATCCCGCTCCCGGTGGCACCCACACACTATCACCAGTCAGGTCTCAAGAACACGGTTCTGCCTTTGTGCCAAGTCATCCAGGCCTGGCTACCCACGACAGCCAACCATGGCTCTCCACAGGGTCCTACAGGCCCACGGCAGGCCTTCTGTAGAATTGAGCAGCTGGCAGGAAGCAGCTGATCAGCGTCCTACAGCCAATGCAGCCCAAGACTAGGTGGAGAATCAAGGCTCCCTccctcacagagagagagagagagagagagagagagagagagagagagagagagagagagagatcaaggcTCCCTTCCCTCATGGGCATAGGCCATGCCACCCTTCTTTCAATCCAGCCATTTGCTGAGGGCTGAGGAAGCCAACATACACAGAGCCTTCCGTGTGGCCTGAAGGTAGCAGGTGACAAAACTAGTCAGTGTCCCCTTGGAGAAGACGGGAGCACCTTCTCTTAGCCCTCATGGGACACCATTAGGCAGATAGCTCCTCTAGCAAGGTGGCAGGTGGGTAGGAGGGACAGCAGCCTTAACCTTCATGCTGTTCACATGGCCCCTTGGAGGGTCAGATGAAAGCCTCAGTTCCCTAGGAGCACTCACTGGGCCTGAAAGGCAGAGACGGGTACCACCTACCACATCTTTGGGTTCAGGTTGCCAGGGCTTGGCCTAACGGCTGCACACAGCCTAGTTTTGGACCCCTGCCACCCTTATCTCACTGCAGACACCACCGTGCGCCCCAGAAAAAGCAAATCCCTACACGTGTTCACCACACTGAAcacccttctttctgtttctggcccCTGCTGGGCGTGTGACTAACTGCAGCGTCCTGGCTTGTGCTGTGCTTCCTAACAATTGTCTGCCGTCCGAGTCTGTGGAGACAACGGTGTGTTGCGCAGTCCTGAGGGCTCCAGCGGGCTTGATGGTCGCCGGGCTTAAACAGCGTGTTCTGTGCTTGCAGGGATAACAGAGGAAGAGCGGCAGTTTCTGGCTCCCCCGATGCTGAAGTTCACCCGAAGCCTGTCCATGCCGGACACTTCCGAGGACATCCCCCCTCCACCACAGTCCGTTCccccatctccccctcccccctcccccaccacatacAACTGCCCCAGGTCCCCGACTCCAAGAGTCTACGGGACAATTAAGCCTGCATTCAATCAGAACCCCATTGCCAAGGTGCCCCCAGCCACCAGGTCTGACACCGTGGCCACCATGATGAGGGAAAAGGGGATGTTCTACAGGAGAGAACTGGACCGCTTCTCCCTGGACTCGGAAGACGTCTACACCCGCAGCCCCGCCCCGCAGGCTGCCTTCCGCACCAAGCGCGGACAGATGCCTGAGAACCCATACTCGGAGGTGGGAAAGATAGCCAGCAAGGCCGTCTACGTCCCTGCCAAGCCAGCCAGGCGGAAGGGCATGCTGGTGAAGCAGTCCAACGTGGAGGACAGCCCCGAGAAGACATGCTCCATCCCAATCCCAACCATCATTGTCAAGGAACCCTCTACCAGCAGCAGcggcaagagcagccagggcagCAGCATGGAGATCGACCCCCAGGCCACTGAGCCCGGCCAGCTGAGGCCGGATGACAGCCTCACCGTCAGCAGCCCCTTTGCCGCCGCCATCGCCGGGGCCGTGCGGGACCGGGAGAAGCGGCTGGAAGCCAGGAGGAACTCCCCAGCCTTCCTCTCCACAGACCTGGGAGATGAGGATGTGGGTCTGGGACCACCTGCCCCACGGATGCGGCCCTCCAAGTTCCCCGAGGAGGGTGGGTTTGGTGATGAGGATGGAACGGAACAGCCGCTATCGCCTACCCCCGGGGCAGCACCCAGGGAGCTGGAGAACCACTTCCTAGGTGGCGGTGAGGCTGGTTCTCAGGGGGAGCCCGGGGGAGCCCTGAGTTCTGCATCCAAAGCCAAGGGGCCTGAGAGTGGTTCAACAGCTCCCCTCAAGAGCAGCAGCCCGGCCGGCCCCGAGAATTATGTGCACCCCCTCACGGGGCGGCTGCTTGACCCCAGCTCCCCGCTGGCCCTGGCACTCTCCGCCAGGGACCGAGCCATGCAGGAGTCCCAGCAGGGTCACAAGGGCGAGGCCCCCAAGGCTGACCTGAACAAGCCTCTCTACATCGATACCAAAATGAGGTCCAGCGTGGAGTCGGGCTTTCCTCCGGTCACCAGGCAGAACACCAGGGGTCCCCTGCGACggcaagagacagagaacaagTACGAGACGGACCTGAGCAAGGACCGGAGGGGCGACGACAAGAAGAACATGCTGATCAACATCGTGGACACGGCCCAGCAGAAGTCCGCCGGCCTGCTGATGGTGCACACGGTGGACGTGGCCACGGCAGGGCCGcccctggaggaagaggaggacggaGAGGATGGGGAGACCAAGCCAGACCCCTCACCCTCCACAGTGCCAGAAGGCGTTCCCAAAACCGAAGGTGCTTTACAGGTCTCCGCTGCCCCGGAGCCCTCCGCTGCGCCCGGCAGGACCATCGTGGCGGCAGGCTCCGTGGAGGAGGCGGTGATTCTGCCATTCCgcatcccccctccccctctgGCGTCCGTGGACTTGGATGAGGACTTCCTTTTCACAGAACCGTTGCCTCCTCCCCTGGAATTCGCCAATAGTTTTGATATCCCCGATGACCGCGCAGCTTCAGTGCCCGCTCTTGCTGACCTGGTCAAGCAGAAGAAAAACGACGCCCCTCAGCCCCCTACCTTGAActccagccaaccagccaactcCGCAGACGGTAAGAAGCCAGCCGGCATCTCAAACTGCCTGCCCTCCTCCTTCCTGCCACCCCCCGAGAGCTTCGACGCGGTCACCGACTCTGGGATCGAGGAGGTGGACAGCCGGAGTAGCAGTGACCACCATCTCGAGACAACCAGCACCATCTCCACAGTGTCCAGCATCTCCACGCTGTCCTCCGAGGGCGGGGAGAGCATGGACACGTGCACAGTCTATGCAGACGGGCAAGCCTTTGTGGTTGACAAGCCCCCGGTACCTCCAAAGCCAAAAATGAAGCCCATTGTACACAAGAGCAACGCACTTTACCAAGACACGCTTCCGGAAGAGGACACAGATGGCTTTGTGATCCCCCCACCTGCACCCCCGCCCCCGCCGGGCAGCGCCCAGGCCGGTGTGGCAAAGGTCATCCAGCCAAGGACCTCCAAGTTGTGGGGTGACGTCACAGAGGTCAAAAGCCCGATTCTCTCAGGCCCAAAGGCAAATGTCATTAGTGAGCTAAACTCCATTCTGCAGCAGATGAACAGGGGGAAATCGGTCAAGCCCGGGGAAGGGCTGGAGCTGCCGGTGGGAGCCAAGTCGGCCAACCTCACTCCAAGGTAAGTTCGAAGTCCGCTCGGGGATGCGTGGTCCAGTGCTGGCCACGAAAAACCATTGGGGAGCCACCTGTGCAATTGAGAAGAGGGGACCTGCATGGCCTCTGCTACACCTGTTAGGCTGTAACCATGTTGTCACCATTCTCCCATCATCGGCCTCCGGCAGAGTCAAGGTCATGGCTGCCATGCAGCCTCTTACACACCCTCCTAAAGACACATAAGGAAACCAGATTGCACAGGGTCACGCCCATGATCACTTCCTGAGGAAGCTCGGGCCTCGGCTCTGTTCCCTCCAGCCCTTTGCCCGAACCACCTCAAGGGCAGTCAGAGCTCTGTTAAAACCCAAACTGGTCAACAGAGGTGGCCAGAGGGTGGACAGTGGTCAGTCATCTGCACATGGCTGTGTCACCCCCTCTCCCTCAATCACCAGTGGGGTCGAGGATTAGGAAGGAGCTGGGTCATTTCTCCGGATGAACACCTGCCCCTCGACTGCGTCACCACACACAGGAGCAGACACCACAAAGGAATCATCACCAGTTGAGCCCAAATGGACCATTTTCAGCATCACGTAGGCTTTAACAGGCAACCTTCATAGGGATGGGAGTGGAATAAACTCATTCTCACTAAGCCCAAATAGAAGGTTCTAGGGCAGCCCCTTGACTTCCTGTGGCTTTGGGATGGTAAAAGCGGGCCCCACCCTCTGTCGTGGCTATTATGTTTTTGTTCCCGTGCGTGGCGTACGTGCATGCCGTCTTTCTGCTTCCGTGTGCAGCGCTCAGCTTCTCTCGCTGACGGCTCAGCTCAGGTTTCATCCTTTTGACTAATGAAGTCTTTCTTTATTCCCCCGCCGGGCAGGCATCTGATTCAAGCAACCAAGTCCATTAATCAGGGACATCACACCTCATTTGAGTCTTGAGGTTTGGGCTGTGAGCCACAGTTCTCCCTGTTACCTTTCAGTGTGGTTGTAAATGAATGGCTTGGACGGCTCCTTTACTCCTCTGAGACACACCGATCGGCCACGGTTGTGAAGAAGTGTGTGAACGCCACTGCCTGTTAACGGGGCACCGCTACAGGGTGCCAGCTCCCATGGCTCCACGCCAGCTAGGGACATCCGCAGAAACCCCCCACTTCTGGTGGCtacaaccacatacacacacacatgcaagtttTATACATATGCGGAAGTCTCAAGGGCTTCCATCCTTTCCCATTTGTACTATTGCAGCCCTATTTCGTACACTCTCTCATGAAAGTAACATCTGCAGGCCCTCGGGATGGTGTTTATGACAACTGGGCAGCAGGGTTCTGTGTATTAAATCCATTCTTCAGAGAGGCTACGCAGGTGTTGTGGCCTCTCATGTCTCCTCGTTAGAGCCCTCTTCAGCAGGAGAGAAGCTGAGAGGGAATGAGGCCAGGGCTGCAAAGCTCACTGTCTGGCCCAGGGGCAGCCTTCCACACCAGTATCCCTGAGCTCATCCACTAGCATCATTCatgagggggagaggaggagaggggcttCCAGATGGCAGCAGACCAtcctctgtcctttctttttctggtgGCTCTTAGTAGAGGGAGGGAGACTTAGCCTCCACTGCGGCCTGGGACTCTTGCCTTTCCCTACTCTAGGTGGGTGCTGGACTCGGGTAGGGGACGGCTCCGAGAGAATATCACCAGAACAATTCCAGTAGCCACGAACCAGTGCCACCCAGCCAGGTGGCCCAATCCCCTCACAGCAAGGACTTTAGCCAACACCTCCACAGAACCTCCAAACATGGGGCATTCTGTCGCATAGGTACCAGCAGCAGGGGCATCAAACAGCAGAGAGGAGGAGACTGGCCATTGGAGCCAcgaagcacagagtcaaagggaCCCTATGGGAAGATTCTCCTCCTAAGCGGAGGCTGGGAATTGGCTCCAGAGACAGGGCCCACCGCTGAAGACCAGCTATAAGACTGAGCTCCTAAGAAGACAGGGGCAGCCATTAGACCTGGAACTCCCCTGCCACTGAGGGTAGAGATGACAGTTGTTGACCTCAAGCAGTAGAGAGGCCACACACCTTTGGCCTTCCTTTTCAAACCTAAGGACTGTGCCAGGTTGGACATGGGCTTAGGACCCAGGTGTGCCAGCTGCAGCTGCAAGACAGAGGACCACAGGCTGTGGTGGCAGCTCACAGAACCACTAACGCATCCGTACGGGGGTTAGGGATGACCAAGCTCTGCCTCTTGTCTTGGGCGCACTAGCCTTGTGTTCACATCGCTCAGACACCTCTTTGCTGCCTTCACTGTTGGGCCCAGGATGACAACTGGAGGTTCACTCACTGGGCATCTTGCCGCCACTTATAAACTCGTCTAAGAGTTGAGTTGTAACCAACCCGGGGCAAAATGAGGTTCAAAGTCAAATGGAGGGAATTATTACTGAGGGAAAAAGAAGCAAGGATTTCAGGGAGAAACTGAAAACTGGCTATGCTTTCTCAAGTGACACATGttaaggcagagagacactgttTCCTCCAGAGGGGCTTTGCTCACTGAGGAAGGGATGTCTTTCAGCGTGCTCCCTGGTAGTTCCACCACATGGGCAAGAGCCTTGTTGCGCTTGCTCTTTGAAATAATGCTCCTCTTGCTGCCGGAGTCTCTTGCCAGGTCTGAGAGACCTGGTCTTACGCTGGCACCAGGACAAAGGTCAGGGAGGAGCGGAGAGTTGGATGGCCTGGCACTTGCTTCCCCGGGGGGGGAAGGAGTCTAACTTCAAGGTTTCTAGACTGATCCCAAAATCAGGACATTTAGTTACAAATATACTGCAAGGGAATTCTAGTCAGGGGTTCTCTTTTAATGTGTGGTATCAGAGATACCTCTTGAGCCTGGCTTGAAGAACCACAAAGCAAAGTCATGAGCAGTTTTGACCACAGGCCTGATGCTGGAGCGATCTCACTGTTAGATGGTCAGACCAGGCCAAAGTAAAGGAAGGAAGCTGATGGCTAGGATCTGTTTCTACAATCACTCTCTCTCCCCACTGCCCATGGGCTTCCCCAACACCGAGCAGTGCCCTCCCGCAAGAGCCCAGAACTCAGAGGATGGACTGTGCTGGGGTCTGCCTCAGCCCCTGCAGGATAGATAAGCAGACACTTCATGGGTGACCCTGGCATGTCCTTCAGTTGGACAGGGATTTTGACTTTCAGAGTCCTCCTGGCATCTGCTGATAAATCCGGCCCACAGTGGAGGTGGCGGCTCTGACTGACATTCTTGCTGCTTTATGGATAGAAACAGATCACTTAGGTGTTCTGGTTTAAAGATGTGGAGCACCAATGACCAGCCATGACAGGGAGTTTGCTAAGCTGCTACCACTGTCTGTAGCCCAGTACCAAGCCCAAGAAAGGAGAGGACATCACCACAGAGGGCACTGCAACCTGCCATCGCTGGGAAACATTCTCACTATCATCTGCCCGGACAGCCTGTTGATGGCCTGGGTGCCAGGTGACGTGTGGTACTCAGAATTTGTCATTTGAGAGAAGCGTGTGCCACTGACAAAGCATAGCCACTGTTCCCCTGGGGAGTGCCAGCTCTTGAGGCAAGAAATGGCCAATGCTAAGTGACAAGTGTCACCGCAGGGGGCaaaggggctgggggtggggtggggggaaagaGATTCTCCGTCAGGCTAGAAAGGAGCTGACACTCTAAGGAAGTGACTTTCAATGACCTAAAATGCACAAAGGATCCTGCAGAAACCGGAAGCACAGTGCCGTGAACATGGTGGGTGGAGGGTGTGAAGCAAGGCCAGATGGACTATCTGTGCGGAGGAGTCAGTCAGGCCACCAGGCAAGGAGTGAGCAAGCTACGGGGACATAGGATCAGATCAAAGGGATGGAAACCATACACAGACTCACCCTGGCTCACCAGGGGTGGACCTGAGTTTCCTTGACATTTCTGGGCTGCGCATGACACGGGAAAGATGCGTTCGAGGTCCGTGCTGAAGAGGGGCAGGGTCTGTTACTAGAGACAAGAGGCACCTCGGAGACACTGAAGAACTAGACCTGGCTGCCTGGCTGTAAGCACTGACCAGTCAAGCTCGCTGTGGCCAGACACCAGGCATCACTTGGAAAGCAGGATGAAACCTGTTCTCTTCCAGCATTCATGAATTTGCATTCATCCTCCCTAAAGCACAGGGTAGTAAGTGCTTGAGGGAGGCTCCTCTCTAAAGCTGTGGCATGCACTCAACTCAGCACTTTGTGGTGAGTCCATGAGGGACCTAGATTGGCCTTCACCTTGCTGAAGCACACTGATGCTTGGGAGGAAGACAGTGGTACTAAGGAAGTCCGGATCCCCAAGCTGCCTGGGAAGACAGCTCCCTACGGAGCTTCACTCGATCCCTGCTATCCTCCCCCGGCTCCAAACTGCAGCGTCTACTGCCCCGGGCTGGTGTCCCCGGCTTTCAGCTGGCTCACCAGTGCTGCCCAGCCTCCCAGTTCTGAAATCCATCAATAGGATTGTTAAACTGCTGTGACCAACTGGTCCCAGAGCACAGGCAGGCTTCCGTCCATGACACCTCAAGCTCTCTGCACCTCTAGGCAGCTTCGGTACCTCAGTCGCCAACCACAGCAGGCAGGTGACGGTGCTGCCAACGGGAAGCAGAGCTCTGCTGGGGACAGCCTGACACTCCCTGCCACTGTCCCCAGGTTGAAGTGACTAGTCTGACAGAGTCACTTGCTTTGACCGTCAAACAGCAGGTTTCCTTTTTAGAAAGTATTTATCTGTGTTTATGCACGgtggctgttttgcctgcttgtatgtgtctgtgtgtgcctgcagcacccttgggggccagaagagggtgttgggtcctctGGGACTGAAGTTTCAGATGGTTGAACCATGTGTgcgggtgctaggaattgaacctgggtcctctgcaagagcagccagcgctctaaaccactaagccatctctccagcccccctccgGTCTTCTTTCTTGGTCCCTCCTTTGACAAGAGCCTATAACAGGTGAACAGTTCCTCCTGGAAGTGGGCACCTGACTTGTGAGCAAGGTGGGAGCCATGACAGTGTGCTGAGCCGGAGGCAGCAGTGTCCCACAGCCATTCCTTCTGTGTCCCAGCTTTTGAAACTTGGGCAAACACTGGGACATTCCAGGGCAGGGGGGCGTGCAGAGGACACAAGGGTGTTGCTTCTAGTACAAACCCCACAACCCAGTTCTCCTTCCTGCACCCCATTTGTGGAAGCCTGGAAAGGCAGAGCAGCTTTATAAGAAAGAAGTCTGATGCCCGAGGTGGTTCTATATACCTGTAATACCAAtgctagggaggctgaggcaggaggattgctacaagttcTAAACTAACCTGGGTGAGACTGCAGTGAGACTCAAGCCAcgaaaaggagggaaagaggatggagaaagacaaagagggaaGCAAGTAGTTTAGAAGTTACTGTCTCACACAGAGGTGAACCTGGGCTGAGGGTCCATGCTCAGAGGGCTCAGAACCCCAGCACGGGCGCTGGCCCATAAGGAAACTCTGGCCCACACTTCTGCTCAGGTCCAAACTGAGTCTGTAACTGAGGCTCATCCGCCTCCCCTGTTCATTGGTTCCTGCCAGGGAAAACAGGTGAAACGTGCCTACCAGCAGCTGGATTTGCTCTTggtctcattttgttttgtttcttaattctcacatttttaaatgaatctgatTTAAAAAGCAGGCTAGAGATGATCCGCCCAGAGGCgggtgtttgtgagtgtgtatcTAATTCTAAATCAGGGTACCAGACTTGTGTATATGCCGCCCAGCAGCCTAGCCGTTGCCTAGCAACATAATGATTTGCGCAAGCAGGAGGATCCAGTGAGTCATGACAGGGTGATTCACCAGGAAGGAGGCAGGCTACCCAGAAGGCACGGAGCGGGCCAGCGGGCCAGCCATCGTTCCTAGTCCAACTCAATGCAGCAGTCGTCCTGCTGGGTGAGGCACCTGCAGGCCCCAACTGTGTTGCCAGGACTGTATTTCCTGCTGTTTGCTGCTGGGCTGACCGCCATGCTGTGGTGGAAACCTGATGGAAAGCCCAAGCCTGGGCAGGTTGGCCTGGTCCACTGGGAACATTGACTCATTCTTTCCAAGCCCAAAGCCGAGTGAGGGaaatagctgtgagctgcctgtcagagatccttcctcccttccttgagTGCCTCACAGCACACCAGAGTAGGCAAGGTGTAGGTTCCCTGGCTCATGCGAGTGCCCTGCCCAAGCCACTGGGCTGCCTGCCAGGAGGGTTCTGAGGTGAAACATTCAGCCAGGGTTCAACCCACCTGTTTGCACCCGTGAGAAGGCTGCTGCCTCTCCTTGCTTTCCAGTCAGTTCTGCAGTGTTGTCTCAACCACGCCCTGTGTCGTTTCCATTTGCTCCCATGGCGCTGTTTGCAGAAGAGGGTCATGCTGAGCAGAAGTAAGTGCAGCCGACATCCGTGTGCTTCCTGTGTGCCACTGTTCCTTCTCCTACCTCTGCtttccagcagcagctgctgcctgCTGAGTCCATCCTGACCAAAATGCCAGCCCAGACCAGGGTACTGGCTTAGAGAGCTGCTGAGCAGTGCCCCAGTATCTGCTGGCCCTCGGGGTACCGACAAACCAATCAAATAGCTCCAGACTAAGAGTCAGGCCAGTGCTGGGCACAGGAcctcccactgtccctcccaACACTTCGCTGGTGCTCAGGATCTCCCGGAGGACTCTCCCCTggcttccctgcccccttccctaAGGTCCTTCTCTGAGGGTAGCCCCACTTCTGTGTAGGGAAGTGCCACATGGTAGAAACGAGCCCCGCCCCACTCCCAACTGCAAAGAGGCCTGTGCAGCTGCAATGTTTATTGAGGGGGCACCTGGAGTAGCTCCCCCTACAACCTGAAAATCGGAGAGGGACATGGCAGGTTCTGCAGACCCTCACCATGTCCCTGGCCCACCTCTCCATGAGTACCTCGGGGTCCCACTGCAAGCTGCAAAGATGGGCTTCAGGGCCTCCACTCTGTGTGCTGCCTCGGGCCTGCTGAGATGAACCAGTGCAGCAGAGACAGGCTCTGTGAGAAAACTTTGGTGGCAGAGCACTCCAGGGGCCAGCCAGCCCCATATACCTACGGTTCCCAGAAGCCACCACTGCGGATCTGATGCTCCCTCCACAGCAGAGTCCTAGCCCCCTAAACCcacacctcctttctctcctgcaATGTTCCTTATTTGAAGTAATCACTGATAAGCCTAGCAGAGATgttttccagaacagaaagggaCCTGAGTGATCAGCTAATGGCTTCACCCAGACACacaacaggcaaacaaacaaaatagtgcCCAAGGGAAAGGGGCAGGTAGAGTGAGGTCTAGGGACAAGGATACGTTGCTTCCAGCTCTCTCCCACTGCTTAAGCCTTCACTTGAGCTCTAAAGAGGTCCTATATTGCTGGTATCCATGTGCCCTGAAAAGAGTCCCCAAAATTCAATGTTTCAACACTGTAAGGGGTTTAGCTCAAAGCAGACGCCGTGACACACCCCAGGAGCCCCATCCTGACAGTTACAAGGTGGACTCGGGAGCCCTCAATTCTGACCAGTTCACACAGGACATGAAGACATGTGGGCTAAACTCTGAGCCACTTCAGTCTAGGCTGTGCCTGTGGCAGGACAGTCCTTTCCAGAAATGCGAGGGGCGTGATGTGCCCACGTTCACACAGGCCAAGAGATCCCTGCTTTCACCTCCGTGCTGTCTGCAAGAAGCAGCGCTTAGAGGGAGGCTTTACCTTTCTAAGCATGTGGCTGGGAAGTCTTCACCGGGGCTGACCCACACGGGTAGGGGAACACAGTTCATGAAATGACCACCTCCAGATAAGCAAGAACAAGAACTTCCCGGGCACCTGGTGGGACCTCCTCCCAGTGGTCGTTCCCCCCACAGTGGGCCTGAGAGTTgagcctgccccccccccccttcttccaaGGATGTCGCCTACCTAGATGTAGCAGGAGGACACCATGAGGAGAAGGGGCTTCTGTCTCCTAAAGTAGTAGCGACAGACCATCCTGCCAGCAAGTCTCTGCATGCAGGCAGTGCGTTGGTATATGCCCTGAGGCCTGCATTGAAACAGTCCAGTCAATGGTAGGCAGGGTTCTctgtgaagacacacacacacacacacacacaccgcagaACTTGGCACTCGCTACCCAAATGTCCTGTGCCTGAGAATCCAAGGAGAATTTCTTCCAACCCCACATCAAGTGCCTATGTGGCACTTCTGAAGCAGGGCTGGCCCTGCCTTTGTCCAAAACCCAAGGACTTGAACCCTAAGCAGTGTCCTGGCAGGCTGCTGAGAAGGGGAGTGCTCTGGGAGGTGTGTGTTGCTGGAGAGGCCCCCCAGCTCATTCTGGCCTGCACGGGGCGGCCGTCTCTCCAGGCTCCTCCCAGCCTGGCCCAGGTGAGTGGCTGGCTTGCTGTGCTGCGGTGCCTCCTGCTCTACCCACCCCCTTCTGACTGGCATGGCAGTCTTTATGACTGCCAATGCAGACCCTCTGCTGTGGTGTGGGTGTCCCCAACCCCATCCGGTAATCTTCAGCGAGTCAGGAGTGATGTTCTTCTCTGTCGTTGCTGTTTCAGAAGCCCGGAGGTCATGAGCACTGTCTCAGGTACACGGAGCACGACCGTCACCTTCACTGTTCGCCCCGGCACCTCCCAGCCCATCACCCTGCAGAGCCGACCCCCCGACTATGAAAGCAGGACCTCAGGACCGAGACGTGCCCCCAGCCCTGTGGTCTCACCCACAGAGCTGAGCAAAGAGATTCTGCCCACCCCTCCATCTGCTGCCGtggcctctccctcccccacgCTCTCAGATGTCTTTAGCCTTCCGAGCCAGTCCCCAGCAGGGGACCTCTTTGGCTTGAACCCAGCAGGACGAAGCAGGTCACCATCTCCTTCAATACTACAACAGCCAATCTCAAATAAGCCTTTTACAACTAAGCCTGTCCACCTGTGGACGAAACCAGACGTGGCAGACTGGCTGGAAAGTCTGAACTTGGGCGAAC
This is a stretch of genomic DNA from Meriones unguiculatus strain TT.TT164.6M chromosome 1, Bangor_MerUng_6.1, whole genome shotgun sequence. It encodes these proteins:
- the Shank2 gene encoding SH3 and multiple ankyrin repeat domains protein 2 isoform X3, which encodes MPRSPTSSEDEMAQSFSDYSVGSESDSSKEETIYDTIRATTEKPAGVKMEEIQDNTLVIRVVIQDLQQTKCIRFNPDATVWVAKQRILCTLNQGLKDVLNYGLFQPASNGRDGKFLDEERLLREYPQPTGQGVPSLEFRYKKRVYKQSNLDEKQLARLHTKTNLKKFLDHTQHRSVEKLVKLLDRGLDPNFHDPETGETPLTLAAQLDDSMEVIKALKNGGAHLDFRARDGMTALHKAARTRNQVALKTLLELGASPDYKDSYGLTPLYHTAIVGGDPYCCELLLHEHASVCCKDENGWQEVHQACRYGHVQHLEHLLFYGADMSAQNASGNTALHICALYNQDSCARVLLFRGGNKELKNYNSQTPFQVAIIAGNFELAEYIKNHKETDVVPLVPTRRAISGAPPRSHRPTMGWAQSCTVDEPAGLRPPALGFHRTCSGEQSHWTSSVPFREAPAYSNRRRRPPNTLAAPRVLLRSNSDNSLHAGAPEWAVCSAATSHRSLSPQLLQQTPSKPDGATKSLGSYTPAPRSRSPSLNRLGGAGEDGKRPQPHWHVGSPFTPGANKDSLSTFEYPGPRRKLYSAVPGRLFVAIKPYQPQVDGEIPLHRGDRVKVLSIGEGGFWEGSARGHIGWFPAECVEEVQCKPRDSQAETRADRSKKLFRHYTVGSYDSFDAASDCIIEDKTVVLQKKDNEGFGFVLRGAKADTPIEEFTPTPAFPALQYLESVDEGGVAWQAGLRTGDFLIEVNNENVVKVGHRQVVNMIRQGGNHLVLKVVTVTRNLDPDDTARKKAPPPPKRAPTTALTLRSKSMTAELEELGLSLVDKDKPEEIVPASKPSRTSENVAIESRVATIKQRPTSRCFPAASDVNSVYERQGIAVMTPTVPGSPKGPFLGLPRGTMRRQKSIDSRIFLSGITEEERQFLAPPMLKFTRSLSMPDTSEDIPPPPQSVPPSPPPPSPTTYNCPRSPTPRVYGTIKPAFNQNPIAKVPPATRSDTVATMMREKGMFYRRELDRFSLDSEDVYTRSPAPQAAFRTKRGQMPENPYSEVGKIASKAVYVPAKPARRKGMLVKQSNVEDSPEKTCSIPIPTIIVKEPSTSSSGKSSQGSSMEIDPQATEPGQLRPDDSLTVSSPFAAAIAGAVRDREKRLEARRNSPAFLSTDLGDEDVGLGPPAPRMRPSKFPEEGGFGDEDGTEQPLSPTPGAAPRELENHFLGGGEAGSQGEPGGALSSASKAKGPESGSTAPLKSSSPAGPENYVHPLTGRLLDPSSPLALALSARDRAMQESQQGHKGEAPKADLNKPLYIDTKMRSSVESGFPPVTRQNTRGPLRRQETENKYETDLSKDRRGDDKKNMLINIVDTAQQKSAGLLMVHTVDVATAGPPLEEEEDGEDGETKPDPSPSTVPEGVPKTEGALQVSAAPEPSAAPGRTIVAAGSVEEAVILPFRIPPPPLASVDLDEDFLFTEPLPPPLEFANSFDIPDDRAASVPALADLVKQKKNDAPQPPTLNSSQPANSADGKKPAGISNCLPSSFLPPPESFDAVTDSGIEEVDSRSSSDHHLETTSTISTVSSISTLSSEGGESMDTCTVYADGQAFVVDKPPVPPKPKMKPIVHKSNALYQDTLPEEDTDGFVIPPPAPPPPPGSAQAGVAKVIQPRTSKLWGDVTEVKSPILSGPKANVISELNSILQQMNRGKSVKPGEGLELPVGAKSANLTPRSPEVMSTVSGTRSTTVTFTVRPGTSQPITLQSRPPDYESRTSGPRRAPSPVVSPTELSKEILPTPPSAAVASPSPTLSDVFSLPSQSPAGDLFGLNPAGRSRSPSPSILQQPISNKPFTTKPVHLWTKPDVADWLESLNLGEHKETFMDNEIDGSHLPNLQKEDLIDLGVTRVGHRMNIERALKQLLDR